The Callithrix jacchus isolate 240 chromosome X, calJac240_pri, whole genome shotgun sequence genome contains a region encoding:
- the LOC128930704 gene encoding nuclear RNA export factor 2-like isoform X3 gives MCSTLRKCGTYRTEGRHDHGRTKGGSPFQDNFDKRNPRYEHGGHEFLPSERQENDGSVEMGDVHKDRQLRHTPYNIERSRKLVKWHSEDQIYTTTWRNRKLPERKMMEDTRDGKTRAWFKVTIPYGGKYDKAWLMNSIQSHCSVPFTPLDFHYFQNRAHFFVQGAGTASALKDVNYTICDDQNRKICIFVNQSTAPYSVKNKLKPSQMQLLKLTMDKRYDVSKQALDLQSLRFDPDLTGHDIDIILNRRNCMAATLKVIESNFPELLSLNLCNNKLYQLDGLSDITEKAPKVKILNLSRNELKSVWELGKVKGLKLEELWLEGNPLCSTFSDESAYVSAIQNCFPKLLRLDGRELAPAMNVDTDSSELMKPCKESCNGSETLKHTVLQFLQQYYSIYDSGDRRGLLGAYHEEACFSMTIPFNPEDSAPKSLSQYFEDSRNIKTLKDPYLREELLKHTKRDIVDFLSTLPKTQHDLSSILVDMWYQTKWMLCFSVNGVFKEVEGQSQGSVLAFTRTFIVTPGSSSSLCIVNDELFVRDASPQETQSTFSIPVSTPSSSSELSLSQERQEMVQAFSAQSGMKLEWSQKCLQDNEWNYTRAGQIFTVLQTKGKIPVEAFKQTP, from the exons GACGCCATGACCATGGGAGAACGAAAGGTGGGAGTCCTTTCCAGGATAATTTTGACAAGAGGAACCCTCGTTATGAACACGGTGGGCATGAGTTTCTGCCTTCAGAGCGCCAGGAGAATGATGGAAGCGTGGAGATGGGGGATGTCCACAAGGACCGCCAACTAAGACA CACTCCTTATAACATCGAACGCAGCAGGAAGCTAGTGAAATGGCATAGTGAAGATCAAATCTATACTACCAcgtggagaaacagaaaacttccagagagaaaaatgaTGGAGGACACGCGAGATGGAAAAACGAGGGCCTggttcaaggtcaca ATTCCTTATGGGGGAAAGTATGACAAGGCGTGGCTAATGAATTCAATCCAGAGCCATTGCAGTGTCCCCTTCACTCCACTCGAT TTCCACTACTTCCAAAATCGGGCACACTTCTTTGTGCAAGGTGCTGGTACTGCCTCCGCTTTGAAGGATGTCAACTATACGATTTGTGATGACCAGAACCGGAAG ATATGTATATTTGTCAATCAGTCTACTGCACCCTACTCTGTGAAGAATAAGTTGAAGCCAAGCCAAATGCAGTTGCTAAAG CTGACCATGGACAAACGATATGATGTCTCCAAGCAAGCTCTTGATCTCCAAAGTCTCCGCTTTGACCCAG ACTTGACGGGCCATGATATTGATATAATCCTGAATCGAAGAAACTGCATGGCTGCCACCCTGAAGGTCATTGAATCGAATTTCCCTGAG CTACTGTCTTTGAACTTGTGCAACAACAAACTGTACCAGCTGGATGGCCTGTCTGACATTACAGAGAAGGCCCCCAAAGTCAAGATCCTGAACCTCTCCAGAAATGAG CTGAAGTCGGTGTGGGAGTTGGGCAAGGTGAAAGGGCTGAAGCTCGAAGAGCTGTGGCTAGAAGGGAACCCCTTATGCAGCACCTTCTCTGACGAGTCTGCCTACGTAAG TGCCATCCAGAATTGTTTCCCCAAGTTGTTACGCCTG GACGGCCGAGAGTTAGCCCCAGCAATGAATGTTGACACCGACAGCTCTGAGTTAATGAAACCCTGCAAG GAAAGCTGTAATGGATCTGAGACCCTAAAGCATACAGTCCTGCAGTTCCTGCAGCA ATATTACTCAATCTATGACTCTGGAGATCGACGGGGTCTCCTTGGTGCTTACCATGAGGAGGCCTGCTTCTCCATGACTATTCCCTTCAACCCCGAGGACTCAGCCCC GAAGAGCTTGAGCCAGTACTTCGAGGATAGCAGGAATATAAAAACACTCAAGGACCCCT ACCTGAGGGAGGAACTGCTGAAGCACACAAAACGTGACATTGTGGACTTCCTCAGCACGTTGCCCAAGACTCAGCATGACCTCAGCTCTATCCTGGTGGACATGTGGTACCAGACG AAGTGGATGCTCTGCTTTTCTGTCAACGGGGTGTTCAAGGAAG TGGAAGGACAGTCTCAGGGTTCTGTTCTCGCCTTCACCCGGACCTTCATCGTTACCCCCGGTAGCAGTTCCAG tCTGTGCATCGTGAATGACGAGCTATTTGTGAGGGACGCCAGCCCCCAAGAGACTCAGAGTACCTTCTCCATCCCAGTGTCCACACCCTCCTCCAGCTCTGAGCTCTCCCTCTCCCAGGAGCGGCAGGAAATGGTGCAGGCTTTCTCTGCCCAGTCTGGGATGAAGCTGGAATGGTCTCAGAA GTGCCTTCAGGACAATGAGTGGAACTACACCAGAGCTGGTCAGATCTTCACTGTGCTCCAG ACCAAGGGCAAGATCCCAGTGGAGGCCTTCAAACAGACCCCCTGA